The genomic stretch taaaactgaagaaaaacaagtGGAATCCATTGCGTTTGACGGTAGTGAAGGACCCTCTCACTGCCGGCGCGAACTGGAAAAACGACCGAAGCGGctaagaaatagaaaatgattggCGCGAAGCTGTTTCCGCTTTTGATTTATACTTTGTCGGTAGTCTCGCTGTTGGGAGGTCCCCTCGTTTTTGCTGTAGCGACTGTCGATGATTTTATCGTGTTTAATAGTGCTTGTTATGACGACGACGATTACGTGAATGATGATCGTAATTTGAGTTTGCCAGATCTGGTCGCAGCCAGTGATGTAATAATAAAAGCGTTCGCCGGAGATGGCAATTACCTGCGTCCTGAGCTGGTGGCTTCCGGTGGTGATGGTGCAGAAAATGGAAGCAAATTCGATGGTAAAAGTAGGCGTGAAAATGGGAAGAATGAAGCTGCTTCTTCGAGCGCAAACAGTTCCAACCGAAGACCGGAGTCCGGATATGAGAAACACGGTAGTGCGGTTGGCAAGGATGATTTCGTTGTGCGGTTGGAGCCTTCCGTAGTCTACAAGGGAAATGAGATCTTCCAgaagttaaagttgatcaaCTGGCAGCATTACATTATTATAAAAAGGTGAGTGACTGGTTAAGTATTATCACTACATCCAagtgtattttttaaaattttcaaccaaaaaccgaactattgtttattttgtttcatttaatcAAAAATTATGGTTGTTACATATGACGTCAATCTTTAGTTTTTGcgtgtttaaaaaaatttaactttcAAACTTCCATGTCTAAAATAAGCTATAAAAAAGTTTTATAAAATATTAGGAATTTCTTTTCAATTCACAGAAAGTTAAATCAAgtaacaataaatttaaaactatcttacATACAATAATTTACAAAATTGCATGCAGACTAAATTCAATGTGCATGCCTTGGGAAGTACTAAAGGATCAAACTAACTTGTTCAGATTGCCGAATGTTTTTATCAGCACATATTTGAACCTTTTCATGCGAGCACCATCGAATAGGCAACCATCGATCCCATAGCCCAGTGCTATTACTCAGCAAAACTTTCCGCTTCGAAGAACACGAAAGGATGCTCTGCGGATCGGCAGTATCAATGTTTCATTCTAGCGAAACTTCCCCGTTCATTTCTAGCACAATTGATATTCAATTAATGCCTCGCGCTAATTTTGGAAACAGGAAATATAGTTTGCCTCTCTCAGTGTAGCAAACTCTTGATAGTTTGAAACAGAACGATACATATGTGGCTTACAGTGCATCTCTGCGATAATTTAGTAATTGAAACGCGAGAGCTTCCACCGCATCTGACAGTAAATGACAACGTATAAATTTTCACGCGGTAGGTTCCAGTTGCTCCATCTAGTGTGCGAAAAGGTGCTTCGATGAAGGTTTCTGGCTACCAGCAATGACCGTTTCTGCTATAGTAATCAAGAACATTGAAATGATTATGTAGCATGAATTGGATTTTCATGCTAGGTACTAGACGCATATAATTAGTAGAAGCATTGCTGGGTTTATAATTTCCCAGTTGGAATCGAGACACGATGCTTGTTTGATAAGCAAGTCAGCGTATGTTCGACCCAATCTGACTTTACCACCGAGAATTGAGAATACATCGACTAGAACCATGGCTCAAAAATTAGCAGAAAATATAGCAGATTCCGTTGTCAAGATATCATAGTTCTTACATCTTGTTAATATCAAATTAAAGAGTatattttgcaaattttagAAAAGTATTTTCATGCTCGAAATAAGAATTTTATTAATGTAAATGCATTTCAGTTTATCAAAAAAAACGTTGCCAGTTTTCACTGAAAGAAAAATGCATATGCACATATAttttatgaaattaatttttgaaGAGTATTCCATTTTGATATTCTTTGATAATTGGTCCAACTCAGTAGCGTCGTCTGAGCTGAGGAAGGTGGTGGGTGCGAACCACACACGATTACACGCTTTGAAGGGTCCAGAGTAAAccaaaatgattatttttagtataggtTTTAATAAAGTGAATTTCTTTTAATCGTACAGCTCATCAAATGTACTGAAGTTttgtaattttgaacaaaatttaattttcaactcatttttgtttcgtttgtttTTCTTCAATTACCAACCGTCTAACTAACTCGGAAATAATTTGAATAAGTATGAAAAacagttaaaataaaaatgttttcttgTGTGCCAATAAGCAAATTAGATTATTTAATAATAATCGTAGAGAAAAAATAAGTCGCTAACACTTATGACAACGTAGTTGAATTGCAACATTACTATAGGTTTTGATTTTGTATgaaatatgtatgtatgtatgtatgaagTCGTTCGTTTTtcaccttatttttttttttttgcaaaatttagtagattagaaaatatttttttttacttgtacTCTCATTGCTCTACTTTTGTGCTGTGTAGCAGTGTTTTCAAGAATATGTTTTCCAAAATTCAAGCAAAATGGGTTTACATCCgagaatgaaataaaataaaaggaaTGTGTTGGTTTGGTTTAGAGATTGCAATGGTTTGGAGTTATTGAAAATTACTGTTTATATACGTGAAGGATACAACCTAACGGAGAGAAGATATGGCGACATTTTTTATGATAGTGGAagagtaccagttatggcatgaaccagcTATGTcctatggagtttaaatggaGTATTGCCATAGCTGGTACTATCAATTTATTTAACTATCTTATTAATTTTGTGTGGACAATGGGGTGGgcaaaagtgatcgattttccagaaccaagttttttggttccttttggggccccaaacaaccctaaacttacctgaagtcgattggttttgcttggcgcattgcatttcaaatttgtataaacatttatatggaaaaacctacttttttgcatttacctttctagagagctcaataatgctccaATAATGCACtgcattatgttaaagtatagtattttagatgcctcacaactttgcagaggacactgaagagctagaatgtccctaagaaaagctatagctgttcaaagttgagtatgtcgatttaaatgcagaaaatcttgttttctgccaacattaccaatgtaccggcgtcagtaggattctcaTCAAAAGTAACCTGTCATTACAAGTttgtacactcagctggatcaagcaaacaaatttaggtcaatattctaggcgtaggaagaatctacaacgtgtttcagaggttacttctgatggacatctgactgacgccggtacactggcagtgttggcagaaaaaaagatttgcaacataaatttcgacatactcaactttgaacagctctagtatttttttgggactccctagctctttagtgtcttcggccaagttgttaggcatgaaaaaacctaccatttgaagttatgaaacctatggtttgaacCATTTTgaactctttagaatggaaaatgcataaaagttgttttttttcatacaaatctccatataaatttgaaatgcaatgcgccaagcggagacaaaaccaatcgacttccgatataTTGagaattgtttggggccccaaatagaacaaataaACTTGGTTCTGGTTTTCTGctataaagtttcattttttccatataacgactcCCCACCCTAGTGGACAATCACAAATGGTCGATTCTAAATAGGATTCGTTTACTTCGCCAAACTTATGAGTACTTATGATTGCTTAAAACTATTTCCAATTTTaatgtattatttgaaatgtGATTTTCGATTTGGCACACATGCTCTTGTAGGTTAGAGATGTTGTGTTGTGCCGTTGTTGTGTCTATTTGATCACCATTTTCAATGTTCCTCAGGCAATAAGACGTAAACTGAACAAGATTCGTGTCAATAGAACGCCCGGGAAAGAATCCGTGTTGATCCGGCGATATGAATGCCAATtacaaagtatcggtgttggtgGCTTGGTGCACCCCAGTCCCTCCCCTCAcactttccctctcaccgcaccgcaccactgctgctgctcagacgacatgatattcttctgTTGCTATCCGTTCTTCCCCTAACGACCGGCGTATGGAGAAACAAAGacaacgagcgaatcgcttctcagagctgatgaagtctagtcatgtgtatgttttctcccagaaacccatgcaccatatcatcatttcattatgggttgagaggattcaagttaaGTCGGGCTCTTTAacacttcatgatgtgtacaaatcggtctctgggcatcatcccgattccggttATATGcatattcgatggtattcggtcaattttgatttttttccagaTACCGGAACTTGCCTCTTTGGAACCCAAAATGGTGTCGGGggcagtgttatgaaaatgactgcaagacaatgacagcaaatttttaactgatccggctcctatgtattgcacagctctctctgttctccacacgttcggtaaacagtccgacagcacacatgcaactccatacgggctGTTAGTTTTCATCTCCTTTTGTCTGTTGGTTATCccaagctgtcgtaaatgacagcctataatcttccgacatccttcagcacgaatccgagcgggatatcaggtgattatgatacacgacagtaaggccgatgaaagaaaaaaaagagagatggtgcgaagcacgttttttcttacgtggggaataataccAACAATGAAAACGGTtttctttgtattcaatatgccaccggccggtgaaaaaggagaaacgaaaaaatgcgagtcgatgacagccacagccgatcagcagactgtcacactgagcaaactaggctgtcatgtccgaaagaacaaaatacatgcgcaagaatgagctgtcgtacgcaacacaagacagtttctttgcctagtgtaagctgtagctgtatgtgagctctcatgaacagctcatgcatgaggctgttagattgaaaagagaaaaaagtcgtcagtatagtgtcgctctccagtcattctcctaagcttgGTCGGGGGTCGTTTAGGTCTCTAGATATCATCCAgattctgaaaatacccattttggatgGTGTGTGATGTtgtattatttatttgtttctaTGACCACTAGAAGCCTCGGTGCAATCTGCTCCGGAACGAACATGTTGAAGGCATATTACTATAACACCCACAACCATAAAAATGGCCTGTGGAAGTAACTTTTGTAATTCCTTAGTTTCGGAACATATTCCCGACAAACCAAATGCTAGTTGTTCCTGCATTTGGCATGGATCGTCATCGAGCAATTTCTTCAATTGAGCGGCTGCAAAGGTTTTTGGCCCTTTTTCACGCGGACAGTCGTCATTCGAAATAATAGTCTTTAAAGCGATTGAACCAACCATCGCACGTTGTTTCAATATGAtcagcatttccgtaaacttttttaACTCCTGATGCACTTCAGCCGTCGTATTCTTTAAATGAAATGAGAATAGTATCATTCCTCACAAATGCCGATTATTTAGTACATAATCAGACAATTTCACACAACTAAAAGTATATGATGCCACAATAAGAACACTACCGTGTCGAAACGGTTTGTTAACCAAATGTCTTAGATTGATTCATCCAGTTTAGGTATGTAAAAATCGACCAGCACTTGCTGCCTAcgccatctattgacaaatGGCGAGATCTAAGATGCGCAGTTAAATATACCGAGGTCTTGAGGGTCATGACAGGCAGAATGTCCAGTTAAAAAAATGGATGTTTGGAATATTCATCGAAATGCAAAATGATTCTAGAATTTCACAGAGATACGATGTGAGGTGAGCTACCTACAAAGAGGTAGCTTTAGCAGTGTTAGGAAAGGACGTGCAAGCTCGGACTCTCACCCCAGAGGTGACTCTGTAGCTTTtattttgttagggaattatgtccattgatttgaacttttgCAATACTACTCTACTACTCTctagcttaaaaacctggatgaaatcaccgaagggtgcgacattgcaccaGTTTTCGAAAAGGAGTGTGGAGTGGTGGCCAAGAAGGTAATTCGTTTCCGGAAAGGCCCTTTTTGGGACACATGTTGCCATCATAGAGCTTCCATCAGCTGAGGGAAGCAAAGCCCTGAAAAATGCCAAGCTGAAGGTCGGCTGATGTGATCTATGTCCGCTGTACATTTTCTAATATGTTTTCTTCTGGTGCTTCGAGAGGATAAACAACCGCAGGCGTGAAGGTGACGCAAGGTGCTTGAGAAAATAATCTTCAACAGACTTGTGAGATCCACCGCGTGTGAAACTGGTCTGTCAAGTAACCAATTCGGCTTCCGTAAAGGTAGGCCCACGGTAAATACTATTATCTTCATCGCCAAGCACTCCAGCTTTAAAAAAAGGCATTCGATATATATTGTGATATGTCTTACGAAGCTATATGCaccctggctggcatgatgcctataAACATCATCATCAAAGAAGTtacgtagccgcaaggttacagagtccgctttgacaagcgagtggGGATACGTTTGAATCTTAGCAGAACCAAGTCATTCGGTGgcaaaaggactttaagtaggggtaaacagagtaagaccgccctgcggggtaagaccgcccaccgtagttttactaccaagttataaaataattgaaaaatttctttaacgtgtctattacagtataactacataacattttgcacgtttttctgttttgatagtgcacgaacggtcgcagaaataaccaaaaacaacctttcagctggcaaccagccaatgcgctattgttttgcggcaacgggacttagggttttcagtctaaaaatctattgttttgttcgtgaatacacgtttaatcgcttgcctgaatctatcttctttcggaaatatcgaaggccgtgagtaatcttgtaattttgactactttttcggtcaaatatgaaaatgttccactgggggtgaagtcgcccactatacaaggggtaaaaccgccacgaatccaactgcttgttgttttacttcaagacccaaatgcctcgacactacaaagggaatatttacaggatcagtaaagcaatttcaagccacataagacatcgatgttaatcgaccattttcgatttggtttaagcttttctGGTTAtattattttaacaagacttatttttgaaaaaagtaaacctgtgtgaaaatggtgttaatgaaccaaaataattttagagccaggacggtgtgtttgataggtatgacgtctccggcagaattgaaaatagtagttttttactttcgaaaaaggttcacactctaaaaaaatttaaagaaaaattatagaaatagaattaaaaatatatttttttttcaattttttttgaaaaaaacatgtttttgcctgtaaaatctacaaaaggtaagctaaaattttatggttgttggatcatggaataatagaaatattaatagctcaatttttgtgaagaattttttttggcggtttatttggtgtataaagtcgttggtaattttgttcttcaaaaaaaaaaacatagaaaattgaaaatataaataaaagaaataataattattagtatttttctatacataataagtcttcaaaagaatcatacaaataggtttaatgagttttaatttttagcttaaagataggtatattatgaattcaatatcttgaaaaaccccaattctgaaaaatctatttattttgaaaaccaaaaaagttaccctaCATTGATTCGAActtgaaaaatcagaaaacaaaataagttaaaacttagaaaacatttttttttcagatttttcacagtgtatattttattaaaaaaaaaaaattccatctacaactttgtcagagacactataccgatagaatcaaccgtttcggccctgaaaaaattgtttatcctcaaaaaatggtgggcgatcttaccccgctggtgggcgggcttaccccgcatggaaaagatctgcacattttcaatgaatttttaaaatttgaaaaaagctggaaaataaacaaaaatatttcagttcttattttttaaatgcgggtattgaatagaagaacctcttagcgaagaaaaaatgaaattgcagccgcaacttttttttctataaacagaattgcttaagggggcggtcttaccccgcttacccctatgggtttattctcaggctcttccacacaaacaaaacttccctccagacttaataaccactggtctaaagcttcgatcatattatagactatagcacgttatacgctgttagagtgttagcttgcaggaggataggataaggtcgataaggaaggcaGTAGGtttctgaaggagaagacaaaaagcactataacacggagcaggttacttctcaataagtagcacttcaaaagggtaaaaaaaacaaaaatgtgcgaacagcaaaaacgtccggacaatgtcacaaaagataaaaaaaactacaaaaaacagtggggtccatacaaactaaaaaaatcatccaaaaaggtgtagagtgcttcgaccaacgtgataCAAGAGGTATACGTAACACCAGAAGGTCAACTtcgatggccaggtggcagcagGGTTTGTCCAATTCTACCAAACGTAGATGGTCTCATCGACTCATCCCAGCGATAATCTGTGTGGTCCAAGGGAGAAAAAGAAGTTCAACCAGAGGTTTAAACGTAGTTGCGcatctaataaaaaaaaatctaaatcatTCAATTTACTCGGATGCATTCTTAGAAAGTTGGACACTGTAAAGCAATTATTATTTTGTCAGGTGTTAAAAAACGAGGGTGAAAATAACATAGAGCTATTGATTTTGACGAAACTTtgtctatatttttttatgaagacACATAATTCTTTAACTGGTAATTGGACCACTTTGACCAAAGTGTTATGTTATATGGAGCGTATATGCTTCAAAAGATGTAAAATTCGAAAAATGGTATCTCAAATACTTTGATTTCTGCTAAAACGTTATTCATGGAAGAAAAGCagaatatttatttctatactTGCAAAAATacgctttgaaaaaaaaattaccatatttttcaaataattcgTTTACTTATTTATTGTTAAAATTATTCTATTTATTGTTGAATTGAATCTGCGAATAAAATTGTTTAATATTCAGTCATGTAAAATTTCAACATTTAAAACTTGTCGCAGAATAGAGACAAAATAGTTTCAATTATCTTGGAAGAACAAACTTTTAAAATTcgtattttttaaatgtaattcGAATGTCAGTAACGATTTCTGGTGTAATTAAAGTGTAATAACGATTCTGGTGTAAAAGTGAATGCATCACTGTAGagacttttcgaaaaattatgtcattatcttaatttttttatactAGATCTACCCTATCGATATATTTTCTTGTTGAACCACCCGGACCTTCAAAAATAGAATCTATTTTTAAACATACACTGACAAATACTGATACTGATGTTTTCAACGATTTCGAAATGGAATACCGTAAAGAATAACCGTGCTAAGATGGAAACTTGTTCATAATATTAATGACAAATATTTCATAACCACACACAAAATAATATTACtgctttttaatattttaagctATGCTGTTGAGCCTTGAGGGAGGATAGGGATAGAGCCTCGAATTCTTTAAATGGAAAAAGAAACATCTTCCAGAACCATAAGTATTCATGCACGGATTTTGGCATTGTAATAGAAATGGGAAAAGCAACAATGGCTCAATTTGTGACGATTCTGTTTGACTTCGATTCAATGGCCACAATTTATTATATGGTATTCCCCCCAACAACTGGTTGAAATTTAATCGTCCGCATCGATTCCACTAGTTATCCTTCTGTTTGCACTTTACATCGAATCGATCAACGCCCTCTCTGAATAGGACAACGACGAACAGACGCAATTGTCGATAAAAGCGGGAGGGAGATGGGTGAGTAAACGAAAACGATTTTGGAACAATACTCCTCACTGTCAGAGTCACGCGGTATCGAGTGGGTGGAGAGAGTGCACCACTCAATAATAAATTTAATCAAATTTGTCTCTCGCACTGGTTCGTATTaagtttaatgaaataaaactagAAACGTAATCAGGTATCACTCAGATTTAAGCATACTTGAAAAAAGAAGTGAAAGTGTATATAAAACAATACATTCAACTTGACACAGaaacaaaatgttgaaaataatattttattagTATTTGATATTTTCctaaaatttgattttgatactgcatgaaattataaaaaaaattttagaaaatcatttTTACGCGTATACATCCAATTATCGTACTTCTTACGATGGCGAATGCAAAgcaatatttattttgatatttgTTCGTTATTCTACACCATTGAAATTTGTATCTCAAAAGTTTTAACATTTCTATTAAAAAGGAATGTGACATGAACGGCTATGTGCAACTTGTTTGATATCGATTTTAACTATTCACATTTATAATTTTTCTGTACTGTTTTCAGTATCGCCAATAAGCGAATGAGACTGAGCTCGCGTACATCGGCGCCGAATGAAAATCGGAACGAGTTGCCGAGCTTGGCAAGTTCCACAGCAAGCCAGAACAATAAGTATAGAAGTTGTACACATAAACCTAAGTGCAATAGGAGTAGCaacataaataataatatacaaGTGCGGAAGCTTGAGATTCGTAGCACCGGCACTGGCGGAACGACGCTAGACAATAATGATAGCAGTAAGAGCACCAACAACGACACCAGTTACCAACATCACAGCAATGAGAATAATGCGGAAAATATCACCCGACAGCAGTTCTCAGTTTCCAGCATATTCAGCGAGGTGCTGCCAACCCAGTTAATCATCTTTGGAACGCTGGATGATAGAAACAATCTGCAAGTAGATCTCTTCAGTGGTTTGCAGCTGTGGCACCCAACACTGGAAAGTTCTTTGTGGCGGTCACTGGGTATGCACACAGTATTATCGCCTTATACTGCATGTTTAGGTAAAACTATATGCTAATTCGATCATCCCATACAAGTCAATAAATACTTCACACCCCTCAAACCACATGCTTTATTGGCAAGACagtgaaaaataaactttcaaacAGCGTCCCCCTTTAAAATGTGTTATATTTAATATTCAGCATCGCATTTCCCATCAGATTCTGTTTAGTAAATTAAAATAACGTTTATAAAATATACACAACACATCTTTTGTACAATCACCGTTTATGTTTTCTCACTGTGCGTGCCGGAAATGAAAGTGAAACAGTTTCTTTAGAAAATTTGATTCGATCTTCGGAGCCATTGAACCCCACTAGCAGCACCAGACCAGTTTATTCCAAGTATTCTTACATATTACAATACCTCGAAGCGGTGCATGCGATTTTGCCACTACCACAGTTccgatcattttttgtttttctttgttttcccACTCCCTTCAGGCTGGAGCGTTTGGGGCGAATATACGCCGTGCAGTGTGTCCTGTGGCAAAGGTGTACAACAGCGATTTCGGCATTGTTTGAGGAGACTGGAGCCGGGAAACACAACGCCTAGCGGAGACGAAGCGTTGCCATCGGCGCAAGCAACACGGCTGCAGCGCAAGCCGTATGTAAACATTGAGCATCCCGAGAAGGATGGtttaatgaataatgaaaatgtaAATCCCTCGTCATCATTTAAATCTCCGTTGTTGAAATCGCCTACGGTGCCAGAGGTGGGTGACAAAGCGATGGAAAGGAAACTCAGTAAATCCGTGATGCCATTCGATGGTAGCAACCTGCAGCTAGAGCAGGGCTACAGGAACGATGAACTCACAGAGGAGGAGGGTACTTCAACGTCAACGACAGATCTTCACTCTGCAATTGAGAGGCGTTTTAATGAAAGTACTAATGCAAATAGCGGTGAAAGGAACATTCAGAATCCTACTGCTGCCTTCTCCAGTAGACAAAATCGAGGTATTTTTCTACAACGAACAAATCAACACAATGAATCCCGCGTTCCCGGGGACTTCCAACCGTTTGGCTTTCTACCGGCCCCAAGCATAAACGGCGAAAGCCGCATTAGTACCGCAGCCACAGATTCCGACTGCGAGGGATATAATATCGAACAAAGGAATTGCAACATGTTTGAGTGCACAGGTGAGGTTTAATGCACTTCTTTAGGCTCAAGACCGCGCTCTACAGTGCGTTTGCTTTTATTTGTAAAGAACTAGGAGACTATTTGTTTGGTGCTTCCTAATGACTGTCATGGACAGACGCATATGGGAGGTGATGTTTTGTGCTCCAACTCGAACAATCATTGTTCTACTATGTCGGATTCAACTTGGAAATATTTCGACTTACATATTAGGTTCCTAAAATCTGTGCAATATTTTTCTTGAACTGATCGGTTGGGATTGTCAATAACGATAGGGTCAGCACCGCATGGTTCACGTAACACGTTTAGGTTTAATCCCTTCCGGCACCTGTCAGCGGTTAAAAATTCCAACAAAAAATCTGTGAGTCGTATTGAGTTTCATTGCATTAAAATAAAGCCAATGACGCCCCCCATACCGGTAAAGAGAAGAAGCTGACTAATAGCGAGTTTCCTTATTCCACTGAATCAGTGCCAACAAAGATAACCTGAACAAGATATCTCACTTCCATATtttccatacattttgaacacgaccgtcttccgacggttagtgctgccatctgatgacttaaattgtcataaaattgtcactatgagcaaaaccgatttatcg from Wyeomyia smithii strain HCP4-BCI-WySm-NY-G18 chromosome 3, ASM2978416v1, whole genome shotgun sequence encodes the following:
- the LOC129727084 gene encoding uncharacterized protein LOC129727084 isoform X1; translated protein: MIGAKLFPLLIYTLSVVSLLGGPLVFAVATVDDFIVFNSACYDDDDYVNDDRNLSLPDLVAASDVIIKAFAGDGNYLRPELVASGGDGAENGSKFDGKSRRENGKNEAASSSANSSNRRPESGYEKHGSAVGKDDFVVRLEPSVVYKGNEIFQKLKLINWQHYIIIKSIANKRMRLSSRTSAPNENRNELPSLASSTASQNNKYRSCTHKPKCNRSSNINNNIQVRKLEIRSTGTGGTTLDNNDSSKSTNNDTSYQHHSNENNAENITRQQFSVSSIFSEVLPTQLIIFGTLDDRNNLQVDLFSGLQLWHPTLESSLWRSLGMHTVLSPYTACLGWSVWGEYTPCSVSCGKGVQQRFRHCLRRLEPGNTTPSGDEALPSAQATRLQRKPYVNIEHPEKDGLMNNENVNPSSSFKSPLLKSPTVPEVGDKAMERKLSKSVMPFDGSNLQLEQGYRNDELTEEEGTSTSTTDLHSAIERRFNESTNANSGERNIQNPTAAFSSRQNRGIFLQRTNQHNESRVPGDFQPFGFLPAPSINGESRISTAATDSDCEGYNIEQRNCNMFECTGAIDLLSATINQRSAVGELWENRLNFQFNQIDQNFTLFLNLRSRKPHRSESHAGGYLANNNILSVRSQLDASSSLSINFVNDGHGGLKIIQEKFGLSEMLPVKRNLLDGKWHWIAFSGRNGSYITVFIDCLWANSFVLSRGAFELPQYPVIEAGRDIELQQLTLVPGDQHRLQCAKETIPITDTENRQVTNYFEGINYH
- the LOC129727084 gene encoding uncharacterized protein LOC129727084 isoform X2, producing MIGAKLFPLLIYTLSVVSLLGGPLVFAVATVDDFIVFNSACYDDDDYVNDDRNLSLPDLVAASDVIIKAFAGDGNYLRPELVASGGDGAENGSKFDGKSRRENGKNEAASSSANSSNRRPESGYEKHGSAVGKDDFVVRLEPSVVYKGNEIFQKLKLINWQHYIIIKSIANKRMRLSSRTSAPNENRNELPSLASSTASQNNKYRSCTHKPKCNRSSNINNNIQVRKLEIRSTGTGGTTLDNNDSSKSTNNDTSYQHHSNENNAENITRQQFSVSSIFSEVLPTQLIIFGTLDDRNNLQVDLFSGLQLWHPTLESSLWRSLGWSVWGEYTPCSVSCGKGVQQRFRHCLRRLEPGNTTPSGDEALPSAQATRLQRKPYVNIEHPEKDGLMNNENVNPSSSFKSPLLKSPTVPEVGDKAMERKLSKSVMPFDGSNLQLEQGYRNDELTEEEGTSTSTTDLHSAIERRFNESTNANSGERNIQNPTAAFSSRQNRGIFLQRTNQHNESRVPGDFQPFGFLPAPSINGESRISTAATDSDCEGYNIEQRNCNMFECTGAIDLLSATINQRSAVGELWENRLNFQFNQIDQNFTLFLNLRSRKPHRSESHAGGYLANNNILSVRSQLDASSSLSINFVNDGHGGLKIIQEKFGLSEMLPVKRNLLDGKWHWIAFSGRNGSYITVFIDCLWANSFVLSRGAFELPQYPVIEAGRDIELQQLTLVPGDQHRLQCAKETIPITDTENRQVTNYFEGINYH